A stretch of DNA from Lotus japonicus ecotype B-129 chromosome 4, LjGifu_v1.2:
ATTATCTTAGGACAGGGCCCACTTGTCTTGCCCCATCTTCTCTTGTCTTTTGCATGctctcttcttccaaatcagATAATCACTGCGATTGATCTTATTCTTATTATATTagattaatttaataatattttcaaaaCTGTTTCTCTATCAGCAATGATAATGATTTGTATCAAGGTACTTATTTCTCTTCCGGTCACATTACATCGCATATCATATTTAACAAGTAGATCCACGGATGTGAAGTTGTTCTAATCTAAACACTAAACAGAGGGTTCAGTTTTGAGTATATGTGAATGCAATTGTGTATGCTTGAATTTTGATGCTATCGAGTTTGTATTCGGCTCGACCAAGGTTTCCTTATTAAAGGAtgtgattttaaaatatatataaatcaaAGAAATTAGGCAAATTATCATGTTCGTTCTTTcagaaattaaaaaatacagTGAACTAAGTTTAGAAACTTAATCACTTATTATTAAAATCAAATGATTTTAGAATTAATAATGTTATTGGTCCATAGAATTAACTCATTTATAAAACTTGATTTGATATACAAAAGATTCAGCAACTTCAAAGATAATATTATGACTTAAAATTTGATGGTATGGTCATCCTCTTCAGTTTTATCGGGTGTTAAGACTTTAAAATGTTTAAAATATGCTGAAGAAACAAATGCAATTATCCCCACATATAAGCTGTACACATTGTTGATTGCCATTGTCAACTATATCTCATCTGTGTTGGAATGCTAATGCCACTCCTTCATGTAAAACCTATCACCTGGACTAATAAAAGGTCATTTTAGCAGGAACATAACCCTGAAGAACCCAGAAGCACCTTCAAATGTTTTTTTCTAAACATGGGAATGACTTGTGCTACTTTACATTCTACAGGTAGAGACTACAAGGCATGTGATTCATATTTATTAGTGTGTTAATGACTAAAGATGTCCAATTTGGCAGCCATCTTCATTTGCATATCTTCATTCGCGCTAACACCTGTACTAGTGCTGAAGAGAACAAATAAGCACTACCACAGCACCACCTCTGCAACAATTTTGACAGACTAGAGCTAGCTGCAACTGCTAAACTGCTCACCGCGTTTTCCCTGAACTTTTCTTCTTCCCCATCCGATGCTTCCATTTGCTCTGCATCAGATCAGTTTCGATGATAGGCCTATAGAGTAAGTACTAGGAAAACATAAAAGTTCTAAAAAGGTTGAGTTATTTACCAGAGGCACATCATCAGAAATATCAGCTATCTTGATATCAATCCTGATATCATTAGGATTACTTGATGGTTCTACAAGAGATTTTTCCATTTCTGCAGGACTACCCTCCACGTCGCTGTTATCCTGACGCCCTTCAGAATCTGCTTCTCCTTCTCTATTAACATTTTCCCTTGAAGCTCCACTTGATTCATGCACTTCCCTCTCTGCCGAACTATATTGTGGGATGCTCTCTCTATCTTCAGAAATCGTTTCAGCATAATCCTGCTTCTCTTCATCTGATTCTTCcataaaatgaaagctcttacTTCTCTTGAGCCTCTTTATTCTGGAAATTGGTCTTACTTTCTTGCTAGATATCTTCCCCTTTGTTGTGATTTCGTCAGACCCTCCAGCTAGTTCCTCTTCTGAACGACCATCaaaagaaaattcaataaaataagaAGCATAAGTCTTAATACAAAAAGGGGGAAGCATGACCAGTTCAATTAATTAATGTCGAAGATGCTGCAGGTATAATATTCATGTATAAAGTAAATGAGCAATCTCACAATTAATCATAGCATATCTTATAAGAAATACATTACCTGAGTTACTCTCATCAGCTCTAAACTTTATGGTCTCTTCGGGATTTGATATCCCAGAAGTCTCCCCGGCATCTTCTTGATGCAAATTACTTCTTGATACATGATTGTTTCCACCATTTACAAGTTTGCTTGAAGATTGATTGCCATTAACTCTGTGGCAAAAGTATACAAATAATCATGACTAGAGTATTAAAAATAATCACAGATGTGCAATAACAATCTCATATTTTTCCACTCAcaatttttttgtctttttactTGAGCGACTTGAACCTTTATGTTTTTGTCCAGAACTACAATGTAATCAAGAAAATCAGCCCACAAAACAAAGACATCACTCTCAATGAAGGTATAATAGACCGTATAAATTAGCTAGTAGCATAAATACAATTAAGCAATCCACCTAAAGCAGATGAACGAGTACTCAGCcattttctaaaatatttaAGAACCATTTCCATACtacatatataataaaatataaaattcattCAGATACAGGTAAAACAAAAACTAATATAAGGGGATACTTACTTTTCAAGCGAAGAGATTTTTGTCTTCTGGAAAgcgatttaaaaaaaagaaatgaatcAGATATTCAGATTTTAATCATAATTGATATCTTCAGTGGAAATAGAAAATGTAGAAATACTACAGAGAAAGTGAGAGCATTAAAGGATAACTACAGACCTTAGAAGATTTGCGGCCTTTGTCAATAAGCTCCCAGCGCTCCTTTTCCAAGCGGAGTATTTCTACATCTCCATCATCATATAACATCTTCCACATGACATCGGTAACATTGTATTAGAATAGGAAACAATAAATAGATAGCAGACAGAAGACTTATGCACCAAGTTCGCCATTATTCAGCTTACCACATGCTTTCCTTTTAAAGGGTCATATGACTTAATAGTGCCTAGATAAAATCTGCAGAACATCAATACACCAACATGAGAACTTCAATTAGAAACTTTAACAAGACGAgaagaaaattataaatttctctCCACAGTTCAAAGGTGGCATCCAGGAAGCACCCTGGACGGAATGCAAGATGCTTATATCAATTCAGTACCaagtaaaatttaaaatacGCCAGCAGATGCAGCATGAAAAACTTGAGAAAAAACAAAGTCAGAAGGCTTTCAAAAAGCACGCAGCtgaatatgaaaaaaaagcCTTCCTTGGAAATGTGCTAAAAATGTATCCATCACTAAAAAACAAGATCTTTCTCTTGTCTTTCCCTTTGAATGACCAAACCTATGGACATAAGTGATTTTTTGTTTTGCTTCTAAAACTGGTCCCTTAAAATTTATCATAAGCACTTACTTCTTATCCTTTCGCCACCAAACTTTAATTCTGCAACCAATTAGATCTTCAGTATCAATTTCACTTTCCCTTGTCGTGCACTGCAGACAgtaaatcaaataaataaaaattgatcCAAGGGGCATGCAGGAACACATTCTGACTACAACAAATAGAAGGTGGGCAGGGGTAGGGGGTAAACATTCATACATGGCATGAAGGCACTACAACCATTAAAAACAACGACATCAACTAAGAAAGCTTGTAAATAGACTTTACCTTAGTCAACCCCgcaatattttttcttttcgacTTTTTAGTAATGGATGACTTTGAATTATTACTTGCAGTCTTATCACGTTGTCTTAAATTATCAGGACTCTGCAATAGAGACAAAAAAATAAGCAGAAGTCTAGATTGATAAATTACATCCTACATTAGTATAAATCTATTTGACAGTAAGATTGCACCTTCATGTCATGTTCATCATGATCATTCGACTCAGCATTATGACTTTCAGTTTCAGAGCCCTTAACTTTCTGTTTTAACGAGGACAATAACAAGTCTTCGACCATTATTCTCTGCATATTTTTGTTATCTGTATCAGGGCTAACTTCTGCATCCAACAGTGATCTGGCTCCATGGGAGTATTCTCCTGAAGTTCTTCGAGATGCCTTTAATGTACTAGTTGATAATCTCAATTTTCCATTAGAAGAGGAAGACCTCCTATGTTTAGGCACAGGAATAGGTGCTGtttcttcagtttttctttttacACCTGTAGCATGCTCTGGATCCTTCAGTCCTTTCTTACTCAAAGCATGGTCATGACCATTACTCACTTCAAAATTAGCAGATGCCCCCAAGCTGTCCAAGTTAATTTTTCGGACCACATTCAAGATATCATAGTCATTTTCAGCCATTTTTGTTTCAGCTGGCAGAGACTTATTCTTTTTCACCTTTTTGCCACTGATTCCCAGAGATTTTATGTGCTTTAACATCATTCCCAGAGGTATTTCATTTTCGTCTTCACCATCCTTTGAAGCATCATCCTCAGCTAATTGGGATGGGACctgaaataaaagaagaaaacacGATTCAGGATTTAAGAAGCAATGGAAGTTGCCATGTCACTTTCCAGTTGCATCAAACATACCATTTCCGGTTCAAGAGATTCAAAATGAGCAAAGACAGTTTCATCAGCCAACCAGCTTTTCACATCACTAATCTGCCAAACGAATTCAGTGGCATTATAATAAgcattgttttaattaaaagcTATCCTAGATCTAATAAATGCTCAAAAtaatagtagtagtagtagtaataataataataataataatgttcaGCTGATTCATGGAAAACAAGAATACATCAACTGATATTTACTTTTGGGTTTCTCAAAGTAGACTAGTCTTAGTCTTAAGTCTTAACACGTTTACTTGAAAGAAGGTAGAGTTATTAAACCTGAGTCAACAATCATGAATAGAACCACCTTCATTGCCTGTTTAGAAAAAAGCCTAAACAAAAACCACCCTAATCACAACCCATATAGCAGTAACAAGAGTCTATAACATAAGGTATAGATAGCATATCAAAGGTAGTATGATGCAAGCAGCCGCAATGCTATGATTCaatctcattttaataaaaGGAATCTTATTTAAGAATGAGAAACTTTTTGTAAGGAATTTTGAACAAAATGAACTAGAATACTTTGCATACCAGAAAGAACTACAGAATTTGGCAATAAAGGAGCATACCATAGTGCCATCTCCTTCCTTCTTCTCAGATGCTTTGTACAGTGTTGGAGGTAGGGACACCAAATGAGACAATTCTTGCAAATCAACATCCTTCTGCACTAGTTGTTTTATTATTTCTAACCCAATGTCACATATTGCATGAGAATTCTGGACATTCATTGAATAAAACGTAAGATAAGTGTCTCTTACCACATGCAATTTTTAAATATGCAAAAACAacgaataaaaaaaacattctcAACCTTTGTCTTTGATATGTCAACCATATCTTGAGAATGCTTGACACTCTGGAAGATCGAAGTGATAGTGGATATGATTTCCTTCTCTTTATTAGTAGTTACTTCCGACTTGGTACCTTCATCTCTTTGCAGTAACATTGACAGTATTAAGTGCAACTGCCTGAAAATTCAGAACACGTTATAAGTTCAGTAATAATGAGTAGCCCAACACATTCTGTATTTAGAATCTGATAACAAGTAAATTTGTGGGTATTGGCCTGGAGACATTCCTCATTCATATTTCAAATCAACATCATTTATGCATGTATTTGTTGAGTATAAGTATAACAAATCATTAAATGAGAAATATGTAAAAATTACAGCCAATATGaaaagaataaagaaaaaagTGTGCAGACCCTGACACGTGTCTGGACTTGATATATCACCTATGAGTTAGCAGAGACACTAAAAGCCAAAGCCTTCAGCGTTCCGTGGGAACACAGAAAGAAAAGGGTTTGAAAAGTTAGTTTTCATTAATTTGGGTATCGTATAAAAAATAGAGAAGATAGAAGGTTAAGTGTGAGACTCGCGTAAAACTTCTCTTGGCTGGGATGCACAGAAAACATGGGTTTGAGACTTGAGAGGCTTTAACAGTGAAAAGACCAAAATCTCATGTATTTATCCATACCCTTTTGTAGAGTctaaggataaaaatgaaaacataatCCTCACAGACTTTTTTCCTTCTCCTTTTCTATTGAACCAAATAAGTAGAGAAAAAACATAAGTTTTCTTTCTCACCATTTTCAACCCTTCCAAACATTTATTAAATACCAAAAGGAAACTTAAGCTCCTCCGTCCCATCTTTTCCATGCCCTTTTTGAAGAGTATCTAAATATGGATTCATCATAAGGATGTCTAAAGTGGGTAATACAGTACCGGTATATATTATCATATGCTCCAACATCCTTGCACTCATCAACATCAGGACATGAATTATGAGCAAGTGCATGAACTAGGTAAGGAAGGATGTATTCAGGGTACGTAGTCAATGAATTAGCATCTGATTGCATAGATATTTGCCGTGCCTTCACTTGGTAGTGCATTTGAATAATGTCTGCCAGGTTCTGTTTGTCCTGCATTAACAGACAGGAGTCgacataaaaacaaaaaaagttaaGTGAAAGCAAGGAAAGCTTGCAATTGCAAAAAAAGACAGTGAACCAAGTCAATCAACAACTTACCTCTGCAAATTCCTCTGGCTTGGATCCAAACATGTTGAATAAGAATGCACAAGCATATTTGGCATCCAAAAGGCGGTCTTTAATATATTGGTGAACTTTGCTTAAGAAAATCTTCTTAGCTTGAGGAAAGCTGATCTGCAAAACTCAAAAGAAGACAATGAGAAGCAGTTAATTCcacaattaaattaaaattttaacaaaGTAAGTTCGGCCTTTGCATGCTTCTACCCTCATAATAATGCATAATGCAGAGAAAAACTATAAATGCTCAGGAAGAAATTGAGTAAACAGAAGATTAAGCCAACCATAGATGCCCTTAAAGTTAAGTGAAAAATATCAACAGGTATCTTCTGATCCCAAAGCCTTGACAGACGAAGAACTGCCTTTGCGGAAGCAAGCCTCAAATGGGCCTTATCAATTGAACTGCAAGAGAGCACAAATGAGTATATAGAATATGAACCCaccaatttaaaatttaaaagtaattaaaaaataactcTGAAGCTGATATACCTTGACTGTATTTCTTTTGATATTTCCCCATAAGATAGCATGTTCCTAAGTATATCTAGAAGACTGTCAATATCAGGACGAAGATGAGCATCTTTGACAGGTAGGTAGCTGTTTACTAAGGTTTTAATGCCATATATCTGCAGCAAAGAGGAAACAGAGGCACAAAGAGAAAGGCAGAGAATAAAATGTCAAgaagaaaccaacataaagcATTTTCCTATGTATCAAACTACACAATAAAAATTGTATCATATATATCTTGAAAAAAAGAGGAGACTATTTTAACCAACCTTCAACATACAAAGATCACTTTTATTATCCCAAAATGCTTTTGTGtgatcttgctccttctgaaacAGCAAAGAATACATTTTGATCCAAATCAGTTATTTCCAAGTTTATTTCATTTAGATGCAAATAAACAATTCAGAGGGACTTAAAAGGCTCACACTATCGCTTTTAAGAATCTTGTTTGTTATAAATTCTTCAATCTCACTCTCTCTAGTTTCGAAGACAGGCATTGCAGTCTGTGCTATACACCCGAGAGACTGCAGTACTGAAGGCAGATGTgttttctcttccagcagcatATGTACAAGTTTCTGCATGTAATGTGAGAAAGATCAGAATGGTAGTATAATATGATTTcgcttaaaatattaaaaaaataactattAAACCTTGTATAGAACAGAAAGAGATTTGAGTCCATCATCCTTCGTTATTGCAGCCAGTGCATGAACAGCATACTTTGCTTGTCTCCGACTGCCTTGTAAACATAATTTCTCCAAAATAAGGTCTACCGAACTGCATAAAAAAGAGATAGTAAGAAAGTTACACAAATACAATAAAATGGATTTAAAATGTTAGAAATCTAACAGTGGTACCTTGACGTGACGGCAAGTTGCTCACGAATAGTACCACCAGCCTTGGCTAAAACATTCAACACACCCTCTTTAATCATATCATTATCATCCTTCAGTAAATTTAAAAGCTCCTCCTCACTTCCACTAAGAAGCAATGGACAGAAACAAGAAATTATCTGCAGTTTATCACAGGGTAACTTGAAAGTTAGAAAAGATTATTCTCTAGAATTCTGTTTCATGTCCATGATGATCTAAATTATAACACTGTTCCATTGCAGAATTAAATAAACATTATAATGATCAAGACGGatacaaaaagaggtggaaaaaaAACATTCGAACTTGTATGACACTGGATTAAAACAAATCTTGGACCTTCTCCTATCAGCGCATTTAGGATAAATTGATTCTATGGTACATATCAAACCCTCTTTAACCAAATGGTCAAGACTTTGATCCTTGTCACGTCCAGTCCTCCACTCTCAATTACAATAAACTTCAACCAAGGTAGTGGTGGGCAATTGGACATATGCTTTGTTCATATTTTAAGCTTATAGAGCTTTCACCTGAGAGGCTATTGTCGAGATACCAATAAAAACATTCACAAGACATCTCCTAATAGCTTGtaaatttatgaaaaaattaCACTTCATTAACACAGTCACCCAAAGCCCACAAAATACCAATTGATCAGCATATGCAAAGACATTAAGTCCAGCTTTGCATTCATTACACGCAAAACCTGGAAACAATTTATGTTTGATGCCTGAATTCATGGACAAATGTTCAAGAATTAAGTGCAATTAATTCAAGACACCTAAAAATACATGCTCTTACCACCAAAATATTCATGCAAGATTGTGTACGCTGAGTATTCTGAGCAGATTTTTGAGCTACAGTTTCTACAAGAATTGCTTTTACATGCTCCTTGTTGAAAACCAAATAGGAGCACTTCAAGGAGAAGGTGTTCAGAAATTCATAGAGACGATGTTTCTCGCCAAGTATTTTAAGCAAATCATCCTGCAAcaagaaataaataaagaaatgagCAAAATCAGTTAGTAACAAAGTGCAAGCCACCCTTTCTTTCTTTCCCTACTAGAAAAATTGGGGTGAAAAAAACTGCATCAGAGTTTGTTATTTTCTTaggaataaaattgaaaaaataaaattaattgggactaaaaccaaacatTACAAATTTCTATGACTAAGTTGTTAAGTTGGTAATGGCATCAGCATATATCCTAAATTTGTTTTGTTACAAGGTCCCCATGATGGCCACCCGAAGATGTTTTTAAGAATCAGCTGGCCTATAATTGTGTTCCaagaaaaaatttattgaagacAATTTGACTCATAGCTACTACAGGAGAGATTGACGAAGTCCATCCATAGATATAAAGTTTGAAATCTACTCCCTTTAGATGTCCAGCCTTGCATGTGAAAGAAGTTTGTTAAGATCATACAAACTCACACTGGTAAGAGATATGGTCAAAGAATTCCACACATTGGTTAAGATCTCACAAACTCGCATTGGCTACAGTAAGTATGAAAAAAAGCATATCTACAAGTTACTGGTTATTTTACCCGGTAGGCACGAACTTGATGGAGGCTAGTATTTGGATCAACaagatttttcaaaatcttccaGATATTAGCATCCTTTAATTGATCAAGAATCTGGAAATTCTCTTCGGCCTTTACGTGGTCAGCAAATGATCGGGACATTACTCTGAAACAGAAAATAATCTTTTTTTGGACCTCAGGAACATCTTTATCCTGCATTTaaatcagaatcaattcctttttctcatcaaaattcctttAAGAAGTTCATCTTTCCAATTTCCGAAGTCACATACCTTGTGCATCTGCCTCAGAGACAAATACCTTTGCATTTCTTGCTGTAACCTATTACCAAAGGGATACCATCAAAAGCGAAAAAATGTATTGATtactaatgtttttttttattgattactAATGTTGAAACACCATTGTATAAGCAATCGGCCCATCACCCAAGAAACCAAGCTTACCTTTGTTTTTGCTCCAGTATCTTTTCAAGAGCCTTGACCTCCACTTTATCAAATCCAGAGAAGATCTCAACCCAAAGTCTAACAATATCACTAATTGAGAACTCTGCTGGAAACAGGGACCCAGATATAACAGCTTCAATAATATCAAATCTGCAGAATGAAATGAAGAAAGAGAATCATCGATAATTAGAAAGCCTCTATCTCATGAGAAACAGAACAGATTAACTCAATCAGAAAGGGAAAAACAAAGGTGTGAACTCGTACGAAAACAAGATTCCATCATTAAAACAATAGTGTTCAATTCAACTCCTCCCATTTGACAGTAGAAAATTTTGTGGAAACTTGAAAAAGTTATGCTATTGACAAAAGACACAAAGGTCATGATAATCATGATGCAAATAATGGCAAAAATGGTAAAGAATATAGCACAAGTGTTTCACCTGAAATCTTTGTCATATAAACATCTAAGGATCTTTCCAGGAATCCAGTCATATTCATTGGAATTGACTGTGCCACAGCTCTTCTCACAAAAAACTCTGTACACTTCAGCCAATCTCTCCATCGTATACTTTTTAACAAGTAGCTGTAAATGCAAAGTAGAAAAAGGAATTGAGATACCATAGTTAAAATAGACAAACAGTTAACTaagacaagaaaaaaaaatgtaaaggaATACAATATACATACAGATTTATCACGAAGCCGCTCAGCAACAAGTTTAACAGTTTCAAGTGGAATTGCACTTAGGGAATGACATGCTACATCACAGATAACAGCCACAACTTGCTTTCGAACATTTTCATCAAAATCCAGCAGCCGTTCACAAAGGGCAGCTAAGTTTGGAACAGATAAAATCAGCAGATAGAATAAAAAGATTATAAAAAATTAGACTGGCTGCATGTACGTGTGTTAAATGCACTCACATATTATTTGAGGAGCTTCAGCTCTTGAAGGATTTAACAGCAAACAGTTCTTTACATGCTCAAGAACAGACATGCGAACCTCAACTGCTCTATCAGACAACCTCTTTAAAAATTCTGAAAATATAGGCTGAAATGCTTCAGGAATGGAAGTTCCAGGAACAGATATTATATCGCCAACCAAGTTCATTGCTTTCAAACGGGTCTCCAACTGATCAGTCTACAAATTGCCAGATAACAAGTGAGTTTCAAACGGGCTCTTGCATGAGGGGGCATGTCAGAAGTCTAATATAAAACAATTCAAGTGTCTTTTACTACCCAACAGCTTatgcttttgggataattggttcatgacattTATAATGACAGTGATAGATGATAGTGATAATTGgttatgcttttggggtaatTCGTTCATGACATTTATAAACACAATGAAAGATGATAGTGATACTACttaaaaagaaataagaatCAATAAAGCCAAAATATCACCAATTACCAGCAGCTCTCCAGTCACATAAGGGAGAACTCCAGATAGAATCTGAGGAGCACAGCAATACAGATCATAGATAACTCCATGGTATTCAACTTCACTGTCCACTAGCTTTCTATCTCCAGACATCAATGATAGCAAAAATTGTTTAATGTTGGGTTCAAGTTTCCCCACACATTGCTGTATGACATTCATAGCCAGTGTCCTTGCAGCCTTAGTAACACCCTGGAATTAAAATTCCACATTATCACGTTTACTAAATAATACTAGATTAGCAAGAGCATTTATAGGAGAAGTACTTACTTTTTTTTCACGACCTAATGTAGATAGTAGAATAGATAAAAGTTCGTCGGGGACATCCTCACTCTCTTCTAAGAGAACCACCATTATAGTTTGCATGGATGACAGAACACTTTCTCGGTGATCATCTCTAAGCATGAAACAAAAATATACAGGCATCACACATTAAACCAAAGAACATTTgatctataaaaaaatattaaaagtaCAAGAAAATATCAGGTTTGCAAACTTGGAAGTGAATAGCAGAAAGTAACCTAACTATTAATAATAAGATTTTATGATAAACTAACCTGGCAACAGCAAAGAAAGTACTGAACATTTCAGTCACCAGATCATCACATTCAAGATCCAACATCACAACACATGATCTATATCTTGCAAGAGTCTCCAATATACCAACTCTACGGGAAAAGGATGGACCGTTGGTATCGCTTAGACCACTAAAAGTGCCCACAATCAACTCAAAGGTATCCTGCAAGGAGATTTAATAAAGATTAGGACAAATATGTTcccaagattttttttttttggtttatactaaaatgaaaataattacaCTTTTAGGTTGTAAATAAGAAGATGAACTATAATTAGATAATCTTAGTTTAAGAACGAAACCTTTAGAATTTCATCACCATAAGGAGCTTCAGGTGCAGTGATCCGAGTTATCTCACTAATACATGTTGCAACTAGAAGCTTGACTTCCCTATCTTGGTGCTTCAGCAATTCTGGCTTAACAATGGAATCAAAAAAGGGCTTCAACGGATCCAATATTGAAGTGGAAGGTGACTGATCCAACTCAGCAAGGCATGCTGTTGCTTGCTGCATGTGGAAAACCGAAAAACATTTTAAGAAGAGAGGGGGATTAACAGAACCCAGTAGCTTTACTAACAAATTGTTTTCATAAGACTACATCAATATGAGCAACCAATCCTTCATTCAAAAATCACAGTCCAATGCCCTCATTCCCGCATTCAAAATTCTTCCTTTCTACTTCAACTTTTTCCCCTCCATCAAATCACATACACGAAAGTAGCAATTTTTAGTATCTTAGGCACATTAAACTACAACATTAGATCATTACACCACCCAACTTAACAACTTCTCCTGAGCTAGTGAACATAGAAAAACTACCTCCACCGCCATTCTAAAATTAACTCAAAAGATTCTCCGCAAGCTTTCTCCACCTCACCATAAGTCTCACCTCACTACCTCAAACATAGTAAACCTAACTAAGTGTCAGTTTGTATTCCTTCAATGTGCTTAATTCTAGAAACTATAATATATAAAGCTTTGAGATAAACACGCGTATGTAGTACCGGGGAGTGGACACTGATACAAACAGAGTCCAAGTGTTCTTCTCAAAGGCAGAAAAGCATACTAACATAACTCACACTCTTAATCCTGAATCCTCGCTTTTAAACCAACCCCACAAagaatagcatgtttggatcagctacTCTTTTCTCATAaccaactctaaaacctaaaagATACTCACAGAAGCTCGCAAATCGATTTGACTCCATAATCAATTGTAGAacgatttccaaacatgcacgaaTTAAATTAGGCGAAAGCAAACCCCACCAAAATTGAAGACATTTAAATTTGAgctaaattatatatttaatttcttgaatacaaaaaaaaaaacgcttAAAAGGGTAAATTGCCGCTCAATTTCTGGCTACCTTCTCTTAGACCTTAACAACCTAGAAGCCAAACAGAATGTAACGGAAATAACTAACACAAAACGAAACAAGTTCAAATCTTTCAAGCTTaccaaaaaatcaaaatcaaaattttcaattgagaaaaaattgGGAAATTAAACAGCGATgaattgaaagaaaagaaaaaaccttTAAGAGCTTGATGAGAGCGTCTTTGGAGGAAGGAAGGTTGTCGAGCTTGGATCCCAGGTCCCTGAGCTGCTGCAGGTGAGGCTTGTGAGCCATGATTTTCCTCTGTATCGAAACGACAGTTGGTCTGTGTCGTTTCAGTGCTCGTTCAT
This window harbors:
- the LOC130710290 gene encoding sister chromatid cohesion protein PDS5 homolog A-like isoform X1, with product MAHKPHLQQLRDLGSKLDNLPSSKDALIKLLKQATACLAELDQSPSTSILDPLKPFFDSIVKPELLKHQDREVKLLVATCISEITRITAPEAPYGDEILKDTFELIVGTFSGLSDTNGPSFSRRVGILETLARYRSCVVMLDLECDDLVTEMFSTFFAVARDDHRESVLSSMQTIMVVLLEESEDVPDELLSILLSTLGREKKGVTKAARTLAMNVIQQCVGKLEPNIKQFLLSLMSGDRKLVDSEVEYHGVIYDLYCCAPQILSGVLPYVTGELLTDQLETRLKAMNLVGDIISVPGTSIPEAFQPIFSEFLKRLSDRAVEVRMSVLEHVKNCLLLNPSRAEAPQIISALCERLLDFDENVRKQVVAVICDVACHSLSAIPLETVKLVAERLRDKSLLVKKYTMERLAEVYRVFCEKSCGTVNSNEYDWIPGKILRCLYDKDFRFDIIEAVISGSLFPAEFSISDIVRLWVEIFSGFDKVEVKALEKILEQKQRLQQEMQRYLSLRQMHKDKDVPEVQKKIIFCFRVMSRSFADHVKAEENFQILDQLKDANIWKILKNLVDPNTSLHQVRAYRDDLLKILGEKHRLYEFLNTFSLKCSYLVFNKEHVKAILVETVAQKSAQNTQRTQSCMNILVIISCFCPLLLSGSEEELLNLLKDDNDMIKEGVLNVLAKAGGTIREQLAVTSSSVDLILEKLCLQGSRRQAKYAVHALAAITKDDGLKSLSVLYKKLVHMLLEEKTHLPSVLQSLGCIAQTAMPVFETRESEIEEFITNKILKSDSKEQDHTKAFWDNKSDLCMLKIYGIKTLVNSYLPVKDAHLRPDIDSLLDILRNMLSYGEISKEIQSSSIDKAHLRLASAKAVLRLSRLWDQKIPVDIFHLTLRASMISFPQAKKIFLSKVHQYIKDRLLDAKYACAFLFNMFGSKPEEFAEDKQNLADIIQMHYQVKARQISMQSDANSLTTYPEYILPYLVHALAHNSCPDVDECKDVGAYDNIYRQLHLILSMLLQRDEGTKSEVTTNKEKEIISTITSIFQSVKHSQDMVDISKTKNSHAICDIGLEIIKQLVQKDVDLQELSHLVSLPPTLYKASEKKEGDGTMISDVKSWLADETVFAHFESLEPEMVPSQLAEDDASKDGEDENEIPLGMMLKHIKSLGISGKKVKKNKSLPAETKMAENDYDILNVVRKINLDSLGASANFEVSNGHDHALSKKGLKDPEHATGVKRKTEETAPIPVPKHRRSSSSNGKLRLSTSTLKASRRTSGEYSHGARSLLDAEVSPDTDNKNMQRIMVEDLLLSSLKQKVKGSETESHNAESNDHDEHDMKSPDNLRQRDKTASNNSKSSITKKSKRKNIAGLTKCTTRESEIDTEDLIGCRIKVWWRKDKKFYLGTIKSYDPLKGKHVMLYDDGDVEILRLEKERWELIDKGRKSSKKTKISSLENSGQKHKGSSRSSKKTKKLVNGNQSSSKLVNGGNNHVSRSNLHQEDAGETSGISNPEETIKFRADESNSEEELAGGSDEITTKGKISSKKVRPISRIKRLKRSKSFHFMEESDEEKQDYAETISEDRESIPQYSSAEREVHESSGASRENVNREGEADSEGRQDNSDVEGSPAEMEKSLVEPSSNPNDIRIDIKIADISDDVPLSKWKHRMGKKKSSGKTR